A stretch of Solirubrobacterales bacterium DNA encodes these proteins:
- a CDS encoding flavin monoamine oxidase family protein, translating to MSERISRRRLVQTGTAAAIGAALPASADARNRTRRPPIQDVVVVGAGLAGLTAARSLVAKGKRVKVLEAQGRVGGRTLSPRFSGVTLDLGGQWFGPTQDRIALLARELGVRTFKTHWNGQAVYRRKGSRTLYDVTSPVPPDPDADDATDLILELNSLAYGVSRSAPWEHPQADLYDGQTFETFKLANASTEGGRFLADLLTNSVWSCEPRDISLLHMLFYISSAGNETKPGSIFRLTDTTGGAQESRFVGGSQQLSAKMARRLGKRVVLGAPVRQIRQGGGLCRVVSDRGTWRARQVIVAVPPAVSAFIDYDPILPPDRAQLLQRFPQGSVIKVHAVYPTPFWRDEGLSGYVNSDEGPVRLMYDDSPADGSAGVLMGFIEGQEARVAARMDPAARRAAVLANLRQTIGPAAGSPVRYVERNWSADQWARGCYAGFLPPGVLTGYGPALRRRHNRIHWAGTEHSEIWNGYMEGAIRSGEVAAKAVLARL from the coding sequence TTGAGTGAGAGGATTTCGCGTCGCCGACTGGTTCAGACCGGTACCGCAGCCGCCATCGGCGCGGCTCTGCCGGCCAGCGCCGATGCCCGTAACCGAACCCGTCGACCACCAATTCAGGACGTGGTGGTGGTCGGTGCCGGTCTGGCCGGACTGACCGCCGCCCGGAGCCTGGTTGCCAAGGGCAAACGGGTCAAGGTGCTGGAGGCCCAGGGAAGGGTCGGGGGCCGGACCCTGAGCCCGCGATTCTCCGGGGTCACACTCGATCTCGGCGGCCAGTGGTTCGGTCCGACCCAGGACCGGATCGCCCTGCTTGCACGGGAACTCGGGGTCCGCACCTTCAAGACCCACTGGAACGGGCAGGCTGTGTACCGGCGCAAGGGAAGCAGGACCCTCTACGACGTCACCTCCCCGGTCCCACCCGACCCCGATGCAGACGACGCCACCGACCTGATCCTCGAACTGAACAGCCTTGCCTACGGTGTGTCCAGATCGGCCCCGTGGGAACACCCCCAGGCTGATCTCTACGACGGCCAGACCTTCGAGACCTTCAAGCTGGCGAACGCCAGCACCGAAGGTGGGCGTTTCCTCGCCGACCTCCTGACCAACTCGGTCTGGTCCTGCGAACCGCGAGATATCTCGCTGCTCCACATGCTCTTCTACATCTCGTCGGCCGGCAACGAAACCAAGCCCGGAAGCATCTTCCGGCTCACCGACACCACCGGAGGGGCCCAGGAGTCCCGGTTCGTCGGCGGCTCGCAGCAACTCTCGGCGAAGATGGCACGACGGCTGGGCAAACGGGTGGTCCTCGGGGCGCCGGTGCGTCAGATACGACAGGGAGGGGGACTCTGCCGGGTTGTGAGCGACCGGGGTACCTGGAGGGCACGACAGGTGATTGTGGCGGTCCCGCCTGCGGTCAGCGCGTTCATCGATTACGACCCGATCCTGCCTCCCGACCGGGCCCAGTTGCTGCAGCGATTCCCGCAGGGCAGTGTGATCAAGGTGCACGCCGTCTACCCCACTCCGTTCTGGAGAGATGAGGGGCTCTCCGGCTACGTCAACTCGGATGAAGGTCCGGTCCGGCTGATGTACGACGACTCCCCGGCGGACGGGTCGGCCGGGGTGTTGATGGGCTTCATCGAGGGACAGGAAGCCCGGGTGGCGGCCCGGATGGATCCGGCTGCCCGCCGGGCCGCGGTGCTCGCCAACTTGAGACAGACAATCGGGCCGGCGGCAGGGTCACCGGTTCGATACGTCGAACGCAACTGGAGCGCCGACCAGTGGGCCCGGGGCTGCTACGCGGGTTTTCTGCCCCCGGGGGTGCTGACCGGGTACGGTCCCGCGCTGCGTCGACGTCACAACCGGATCCACTGGGCCGGAACCGAGCACTCCGAGATCTGGAACGGATACATGGAGGGCGCGATTCGTTCCGGCGAGGTGGCCGCAAAAGCCGTCCTCGCCCGCCTCTGA